AAACACGGGCCATCAAGACTGTCTTCGGTGAACACGCCTATCGGTTAAACGTGAGCTCCACGAAGTCCATGATTGGGCACCTGCTGGGGGCCGCCGGGGCCGTCGAGGCGATCGCCACGGCGCTGGCGATTTACCACAGCACTATCCCGCCCACGATCAACTACACGACGCCCGATCCGGAGTGCGATCTGGATTACACCACCCGGGGGCCCGTGGTGCGCGATGTGCGGGTGGCGCTGAGCAACACCTTCGGCTTCGGGGGGCACAACGCTACGCTCGCCCTGCGGCGCTTTGGGTCCTGAGCCGAAGCGTGTGCGGGAAACGCACCGGCCGTCTGCGGTGTTGGTGTAACGGCCGGAACCTGGAGATGGGCTGGATTCGCCGATGGTTAACACGCTGGATGCGCCGCGCTCGACCGAGCGTGGCGCCCTCGCGCCGCGAGCGCATCGAGGCCCTGCTCGGCGTGCCCGTGCGACAGTGGGGTCTTTTCGAGGAGGCTCTGCGCCATCGCTCGGCGCTTTCGGGGGGGAACTCCTACGAGCGGCTGGAATACTTGGGGGATGCCGTTCTGGGACTTGTGGTGGCGGATTTCCTGTTTCATCGATTCCCAGAGGCTGAGGAGGGAACCCTTACGCGCTACCGCAGCCAGATCGTCAATGGCCGTAATCTGGCTCGGTACGCCACCGCTATAGGGTTGCCCTCCTTGCTGGAGCTTGGCCCCCAGGCTGAAGCGGCCGGTACGCGGCAGAGCGCAACCGTGTTGGCCGATGCTTTCGAGGCTCTAATGGGGGCCATCTTTCTGGACCAGGGATTTGAAGCGGCCCGTTACTTCATGACGCGGCTGCTGCAAAGAGAGGAACTGGAGAAGCTGTTGGCGCAACAGGATAACTACAAAAGCCTGCTTTTGGAATACGCCCAAGCGCGTGGTTGGCCCCCGCCTGTTTACAGGGTGGAGGCCGAAAGCGGGCCCAGCCACGCGCGCGAGTTTACCGTTAGCGTGATAGTCAACAACCGCCTGCTGGGCACCGGTGTTGGCCGCAGTAAAAAAGCTGCCGAGCAAGAGGCCGCCCGCCAGGCCTGGCTAGTGCTCTCGCAAAATCGAACATGAGAGAGGATACCCAAGATGCCGGAACCGCTTCTGTTCGAAAAAACGCGTCCGGGCCGCAAGGGGTACACATTGCCTCGCTTGGATGTTCCTGAAAGCCCCCTGCCCCAAGCATGGCTCCGTTCACGACCGGCCGAATTGCCGGAGCTGAGCGAACCCGAGGTGGTGCGCCATTTTGTGCGGCTTTCGAGCTTGAATTTCCACATCGATAAAGGCTTCTATCCGCTCGGCTCTTGTACGATGAAGTACAACCCCAAGCTCAACGAGCGGCTGGCCGCCTTGCCGGGCTGGACCGGACTGCATCCGCTGGCTCCGGAGCCGATCGTACAGGGGGCGCTGCGGCTTATGTACGAGCTACAGGAGCTCCTAAAGGAGATCACCGGCATGGCCGCCGTGTCCCTGCAGCCTGCCGCCGGAAGCCAAGGCGAACTGACCGGTCTTCTGCTGTTTCGCCGCTATCATGAGCGGCAAGGAGAGCAACGCACGAAAATTCTTGTTCCCGACTCCGCCCACGGCACCAACCCCGCAAGCGTGCGCATCGCGGGCTATGAAGTGGTCAACATCCGCTCCAATGAAAACGGCTTGACGGATCTTGAAGCCCTACAACAGCACCTCGATGAGCGCGTGGCCGGCCTCATGGTGACCAACCCCAACACGCTGGGTCTGTTTGAGCGCCAGATCCAGGAGATCGCCCATCTGGTGCACAGCGTGGGGGGCTTGCTCTACATGGATGGGGCGAACTTGAATGCGCTCTTGGGCATCGCGCGACCGGGCGATATGGGCTTTGACGTGGTGCACATGAACCTCCACAAAACCTTCTCTACCCCCCACGGAGGAGGGGGGCCCGGTAGCGGGCCCGTGGCCGTGGCGGAGCGTCTACGGGAATTTCTGCCCAAGCCCGAGGTGTGCTGGGACGGAACCCGTTATCGCCTCAACTGGGACAAGCCGGAGAGCGTAGGCAAGGTGCACGCTTTCTGGGGTAATTTCGGCATGTTCGTGCGCGCCTACGCCTACATTCGCCTGCACGGTCCGGAGGGTCTGCGGCGCGTAAGCGAACACGCAATTCTGAACGCCAACTACCTGCTGCGCCGGCTGTGGCCTTACTACGAAGCCCCCTATCCGGGTCCGGTCATGCACGAATGCGTGCTCAGTGCGGTCCGCCAAAAAGCCCATGGCGTGCGGGCGCTGGATATAGCCAAGCGCATCCTGGATTACGGCTTCCATGCTCCCACCGTCTACTTCCCGCTTATCGTGCCCGAGGCCCTGATGATAGAGCCCACGGAGACCGAGTCCAAAGAGACCCTGGACGCCTTCATAGAGGCCATGATCCAAATCGCCCAGGAGGCTGAGACGCAGCCAGAGCGGGTGCGCACAGCCCCTCACACTACTCCGGTGCGCCGGCTCGATGACGCCTACGCGGCCCGCCACGTGAACGTGCGCTTTGAGGAGCCCTCCGAGGCCATGACTAGCCCCTAAAAGGGGCTCAAGCCCCACGTAGGCGGGTTGCGGGTGCATTTTGTTTTGGCTGGCGTCGTATTTTTGTTCGATTCCACCGCCTTCATTGGCGTTGCTTCAGGAAAATCTCTCCGGGCGGCCCTTGGTCTAATTCCGGCATCGTTTTTTTAAACAAAGCGCCTCCTGTCTGCTCTTGACTTTGCGTATTCGCTGCGTATCTTGATCTGCTATCCGTGGTAAAAAGTGGTAAAGAGTGGTAAGAATGCCCAGCTTCAAGGGGCAGTACGAGTACGCTGTCGATGAAAAGGGGCGGATTATGCTGCCTCTGAAGCTGCGGCGCGCTCTGAGTCCAGAGGCGGAGGGGCGCTTTGTGGTAACCCGGGGTGAAGACCCCTGCTTGGTGTTGTATCCGGTGAACGTATGGCAGTTGATTGAAGATCGGCTGCGGCAGCAAAACCTCTACCAACAGAATGTGCGGCGTTTTGTGCGCGAGCTTCTGCGCTGGGCTGAGGATGTGGAGCTAGACGGACAAAATCGCCTCATGATCCCTCGAGAACTCTTGCAATGGGCCGGCATTCGGGGCCGGGTTTTGCTCGTGGGCATGTTGGATCGCATCGAGTTATGGAATCCCGAGACGTTTGCGCAGCATGAGCTGGGGGTGCAGCAATTTGGGCAAGAGGCCGAATGGGTCATGGGAGGCTCCCGGTGAACAGCCTCGAGTACCGGCATGAGCCTGTACTCCTGGAGGCGGTTCTAGAGCATCTGCTCACAGATCCCGATGGCGTGTATTTGGACGTTACGCTGGGGGGCGGAGGACACGCCTATGGGATTCTGAGCCGTTTGGGCCCCCGCGGGCGCCTGATCGGCCTGGATCGGGACGCGGAAGCCATCCGGGCTGCAAGCGGGCGGCTTGCCTCGTTTCGAGGACGGGTGGGAATGCTTCAAGGCGATTTTGCGGAGATCGATCGCCATCTGGCGCGCATGGGGGTAGAGCGATTGGATGGGGTGTTGGCCGATTTAGGGCTCTCCTCGCGTTTTGTGGATGCCCCCGAGCGAGGTTTTAGTTTTCGCTATGCAGGGCCGCTGGATATGCGCATGGATCGGCGTAGTCCGCGCACGGCCGCTCACGTGGTGAACACGTACGACCTGCAGAGGCTGGGGCGCATCCTATGGCGCTACGGACAGGAACCTAGGGCGCGTCAGATCGCCCAGGCGATCGTTCGAGCCCGACCGCTTTCGGATACGGTTGCGTTGCGGCGCGCGGTGGAGTCGGTGGTGCCCGAGCCCGAACGGCCTCAGGCTTTGGCGCGGGTCTTTCAAGCGATCCGCATAGAGGTCAACGACGAGCTGGGCGCCCTTGAACGATTCCTCACGGCCATCCCCTCATGGGTACGGCCCGGGGGACGGCTGGTGGTGATCAGTTATCATTCCCTTGAGGACCGCTTGGTTAAGCGCTTTATGCAGTACGGCAATCCCAGCGGACGTCCGGTGCGGGATCTATATGGGCGCTTGCTGCGGCCCTGGCGGATGCTTACCGATAAGCCTATCCGAGCCGATGGAGGCGAGCTGGCCCGCAACCCGCGCGCGCGTAGCGCCCGGATGCGGGTGGCCGAGCGTACGGAAGCGCCATGAACCTTGAGGTGCGCGCCATGGCCGGGGACATGGGTCCCACCCCCAGGCGAGTCGCTCGCCGATTTGGGGCGCGCAGGCGCTCCAGGGTCTATCGGACTTGGGCGGTGGAGCGCCTGCCCAATCGGACGGTTCTAGGTTTGTTGTTGGGCTTTTTCGCCGCCGGCCTGCTGTACGTATGGCACGTGCTGCAGATACAGGCGCTGGCCGATGAGGTGGCTCGGTTGCGGCGGGAGCACGAGTCCCTGCAGGCCCAAAAGGCCCAGTATGAGCACGAATATTATCGGCTCACAAGCCCCTCTCGCATCTACGAGGCGGCTCAAGCGCTGGGTCTGGTAGAGGGTCTCACGTATCGTCAGCTGTATGTAGAGCCATGATGGACGAGCGCACGCGAATGCACCTGCGTCTGTGGGTCGTGGGGGTGCTACTGGGTCTGGGATTGCTGGGCGCGATCATCCGCTTGCTCTACGTCCAGACGGTTCAGGGGGCAGAGCTGCGCCGTCTGGGAGCGCAGCAAGCCCATCGCTATGTGTCCATACCCGCCCGCCGTGGGGCCATTTACGATCGGGCCGGGCGGTTGCTGGCGACCGCCGAGCTTCGCTATCGGGTGGCGGTCGATCCCAAGGCCCCTCGCTTTGGTGAGCGCGCCGAGGACTTGTATCGTCACTTGGGGCGCCTTTTGGGTCGCAAGCCCGAGCTATACAGGGAGCGGGTACGCCGGGCCGCGGGGGCTCGCTATGTCGTTTTGGAGCCCGAGCTGTTGGAGTCCCAGGCCAGGGAGCTGGACCCGAGCAGATGGCCGGGTCTGATCCTAGAGCGCTTCTGGAGGCGCGTTTATCCTTATCAGGGGCTGGCCGAGCATGTGCTCGGGTACGTGGACGCAGCAGGCAGGGGCATGGCCGGCGTGGAGGCCTATTATGAGGTTTTTCTGCGAGGGGAGCCCGGCCGGCGTCTGGTGCGGCGCGACCGACATGGACATCTGCGTCCGGTCATAGGGGCCTCGGAGCTCGCCCCCCGACACGGTCAGGAGCTCGTGCTGACGATCGATCTGCGCCAGCAGGCCATCCTGGAAGATGAGCTCGCCGAGGGCGTACAGGCCTCTGGGGCCGAATGGGGTATGGCGATCCTGATGGACCCGCATTCGGGTGCGATTCGGGGGTGGTCCGTCTACCCCGGTTATGACCCCAATCGGCCTGCCGCGTTTCCGGCTGAATGGCGCCGCAACCGCGCCATTACAGATCCTGTAGAGCCGGGCTCTACGTTCAAGCTGGTCACGGCGATGGCGGCTCTTGAACGCGGGATCGTGCGTCCTGAGCGCGTTTTCACCGCGGGCGGGGTGCGCACCTTCGGGGGGCGCGTTATGTCGGATCCCGAGCCATGGGGGCAGCTTACCTTCGCCGAAGCTTTTGCGCGCTCCAGCAACATCGTTTTGGCTCAGATGGCCGGCCAGCTCGGATCCGGGGCCCTCTATCAGATGGCCCGGAATCTGGGCTTCGGAAGCCCAACGGGGATCGACCTGCCGGGCGAGGTGTCGGGGCGCTTAAAGAAACCTCACCAATGGTCGGGCACCACGCTCTATTGGATGGCCATCGGTTACGAGGTGGCCGTGACCCCGCTGCAGCTGCTGTGCGCCTATGCGGCCGCGGCTAACGGGGGATGGCTTGTGCGTCCGTTTGTGGTGTCCGAACGCCGCGAGCCAAATGGTGGGCGGCGTTGGATAACGCGGCCGCGTCTTATCCGGCGCGTCTGCTCGCCGCAGACCGCCAGCACGCTGCGCTTACTCCTAGAGGGGGTGGTAGAGGAGGGCACAGGCAAACGGGCCCGGCTTGCAGAGTTGTCTGTGGCGGGCAAGACCGGTACGGCCAAGGTCGTCTCCGGAGGGCGCTATGAGGCCCAATACCGGGCCGCGTTTGTGGGCTTCTTCCCCGCCCGCGATCCCCAGGCCGTGCTCCTGGTCATGATCGGCCACCCCCAGGGGGCCTATTACGCGGGCGAAGTGGCGGCGCCCGTATTTCAGCGCATCGTCTATCGTCTGGTGGGGGCTATGCCTGGGGTGCAGCAGGCTCTGAGCCTTGCCAGCGGGGGGCCGTCTGAGGACCTCCGGATCCCGGCCCCGAACGTGCTGGGGCTTCCCATCGAGCAAGCTCGCGCGCGCTGCGAGGCCCTGGGGCTACGCTTGGAGCCCTCGCAGGCGCGTGGATGGGTCCTGACCCAGGCGCCCGCCCCTGGCGCCCCTCTGAGTCCGGGAGCGACGTTGCGCATACGCGCAGGCGTCCGTCCAAGCCTGACCCCGGATGTTGTGGGTTGGCCGCTGCGCTGGGCCGTAGAGGCCTTCGAATCAAGCGGCGCTCGGGTCTTGTGGTCGGGATGGGGACGCGTGGTTAGCCAGGATCCGAGGCCAGGGCGGCCGCTTTCGGCCGTGGTGCGCTTGGTGGCGCAACCGGAGTAGCGACTATGCAGCTGCGGACGTTGCTGGCGACCGTGGAGGTGTTGCGCGCCGAAGGCGAACTGGAGCAGGAGGTGCGGGATCTGGTCTACGATTCGCGCCGCGTTCGGCCGGGAAGCGTCTTTGTGGCGCTCCGGGGCACCCAGCTTGACGGACATCGATTTGTGGAGGCGGCCATCCGCCAGGGGGCCGTGGCCGTGGTGGTGGAGGTTCTCCCGGAGGCGCGCGCCCCTGGCGTGGCGTACATCCAGGTACCGCACACGCGCCGGGCGCTGGCTCAGCTGGCGGCCGCCTATTATGGCCATCCGGAACGTCGCCTGAGGCTTGTCGGCGTCACGGGCACCAACGGAAAGACCACCACGACCCACTTAATCCAGTATGCGCTGCAGCAAAACGGCATCCCCGCCGGGCTTATCGGGACGGTCCGCTACGATCTGGTGGGCGAAGCGCAGGAGGCCGTGCATACGACCCCGGAGTCCGTTGAGCTTTACGGCCTGCTGGCCCGCATCGCGCAGCACGGCGGTCGGGCGGCCGTCATGGAGGTCTCCTCGCATGCGCTCGATCAGGATCGGGTATGGGGCCTACCCTTTCAGGTGGCCGTCTTTACCAACCTGAGCCGGGACCACTTAGACTATCACGGCAGCATGGAGGCGTATTTTGCGGCCAAAAAGAAGCTCTTTGACGGGCTCCGGCCGGAGGCCGTAGCCGTTTACAACGCCGATGACCCCCACGGTCCGGCCATCGTGGCCGACACCCCGGCTCGTCGGGTGGTCTCCTACGGCTTGCAGACCCCCGCCGCGTACCGGGCCGAGGTGCTGGAGCAGGGCCTGTCCGGGATCCGGCTGCGCGTGGGGGGGCGTTCGTACGGGTTTCGTCTGGTCGGACGCTTCAACGTCTACAACCTGTTGGCCGCTTGGGCCGCTGCTGTTGAGCTCGGCCTAGAGGCCCATCAGGTGCTGGCCGCTCTGAGCACCTGCCCGTCTGTTCGGGGCCGTCTGGAGCGCGTGCGGAGCGCCGATGGGGTGATCGGCATCGTGGACTACGCGCACACGCCGGATGCGCTTGAAAACGTGCTGCGTGTTCTCCGCGCCGAATGTCCGGCAGACGGACGCCTCTGGGTGGTCTTCGGCTGTGGGGGAGATCGGGATCGGGGCAAGCGGCCCACCATGGGCCAAATCGCTGAGCGCTACGCGGACCGGGTGGTGCTCACCAGCGACAATCCGCGCACGGAGGACCCTGAGGCGATCGTGCAGGAGATTTTGGCCGGCATGGCGCATCCGGAGCGCGTCGAGCGCATCCTGGATCGGCGCGAGGCGATCCGGTTCGCCGCCCTGGAGGCCCGATCCGGGGACGTGGTGCTCGTGGCGGGCAAAGGGCATGAAACGTATCAGGTGATCGGACACGAAAAGCGCCCCTTTGATGATCGCTGGGAGCTGGAGCAGGCCTTCCGGCTGCGATCGGGGGCTACGGGGAGGTAGGGCGGTGCTGTACGAATTGCTTATGTGGCTGGAGCGCACCTACGCCCCGCCGGGGTTCGGGGTCTTCGGCTACATCTCCGTGCGGGCCGGCCTGGCCGCCTTATCGGCCCTGCTGATCGCGCTGCTACTGGGTGAGCCCCTCATTCGGGCCCTGCGCCGGCGTCAGATCGGAGAACGGATCCGCGAGCTCGGCCCCGCCTCACACCAGCAGAAGGTCGGCACTCCCACTATGGGCGGGATATTGATTCTCTTGGCCATTCTGCTGCCCCTAGCCCTGTGGGGGGACTGGCGTTCGGTTTACACGTGGATCATGGCTTTGGTGACGCTGTGGATGGGGCTCGTGGGGTTCGTGGATGATTACATCAAAGTCGTCAAAGGCAATAAGGCGGGGCTTCGAAAGCGCACCAAGCTCATCGGGCAGCTGTCTTTGGGTTTGCTGGTGGGGACGATCCTGTACACACATCCGGCCTTTGAAGGCTTTCGGACGCTCACCACGGTGCCGTTCGTCAAGGACACAAACCTCGATTACAACCTGTTTCGGCATTGGATCTCAGACCTGGATCTGGGCTGGCTTATCTACATCCCGGTGGTCACGTTCATCATCACGGCTGTTTCCAATGCCGTCAACCTCACGGACGGCCTCGATGGCCTGGCTGCGGGCACCAGCGCCATCGTGGGGATCGCGTTGGCCATACTGGCGTACGTCTCCGGGCGCGTGGATTTCTCCGACTACCTAGACATCCTCTACCTGCCCGGTGCGGGGGAGCTCTCCATCTACGTCGGGGCCATGGTGGGGGCCTGCTTGGGTTTTCTGTGGTACAACGCCTACCCGGCGCAGGTTTTCATGGGCGATACGGGTTCACTCGCCCTGGGGGCGGCCATCGGCGCGATCGCCATCTTGGTGCGCAAGGAGCTATTGCTGCCGATTCTCTGCGGGGTCTTCTTTTTAGAGACGCTTTCGGTGATCATCCAGACCACGTACTTCAAATACACCCGGAGCCGTTACGGTCATGGCCGGCGGTTCTTTCGCATGGCGCCCATCCACCATCACTTTGAGCTAAAGGGCTGGCACGAGGCCAAGGTGGTGGTGCGCTTCTGGATCGTCACCGTGGTCCTGGCCGTTTTCACCATCATCACGCTCAAGTTGCGCTGAATATGCCGCCTTTGCAGCCCATACGAGGGCAACGCGTCACGATCATAGGCGGAGCGCGCAGCGGACGAGCCGCGGCGGAGCTGCTCCATCGGCTCGGAGCCGAGGTGTTCGTGACGGATCAGGGTCTGCTGCCGCAGCCGACGCGTGAGGCCCTGCTGCGACAGGGGATCTCCTATGAGGAGGGGGGACATAGCGAACGCGCCCTGGAGGCCGACTGGGCCGTCATCAGTCCGGGGGTGCCGACGGAAGCCCCGCTTGTGCAGGCCCTGCTCGAACGCGGCCTGCCCTTGTACAGCGAGCTTGAGCTCGCCTCCTGGTTCTGTCCGGCGCCCATTGTGGCTATCACGGGCACGAACGGCAAGACCACCACGACGGCGCTCATCGGTCACATCTTTCGCCGCTCAGGCCGGCCCACCGTGGTGGCGGGCAACATCGGAGCCCCGTTTTCGGATTTCGTGTTGCGTCTTAGCCCCGAACACATGGTGGTGCTGGAGGTCTCCAGTTTTCAGCTGGATCACGTGCTCAGCTTCCGGCCCCATGTGGCGGCGATCCTCAACATCAGCCCCGATCACCTGGATCGATACGGGGGAAGTTTCGCTCGCTATGCGGAGGCCAAGTTCCGCATCGCAGCCCATCAGACCCCCCAAGACTTCTTGCTCTACAACGCCGATGATCCCGTAGTCGGCCCCTTTGGGGTTGATCCGCATACGCCCGTTCAAGCTCGCCGCTTGGGCTTCAGCCTAGAGCGGGAGTTGCCCGAGGGGGCTTTTCTGCGAGGTCGTGAGCTCGTGGTTCGAGTTGACCAACAGGAGTGGGGTATCGCCATGGAGCACCTGAACTTGCGGGGACGCCACAACCTGTACAACTCGCTGGCCGCGGCCCTAGCCGCCCGCGTTATGGAGATCCGCCAGGATGTGGTGCGGGAAAGCTTTCAGACCTTCGAGGGGGTGCCGCATAGGCTTGAGTTCGTTCGTCAGCTCGATGGGGTGCTCTACGTCAACGACTCCAAGGCGACGAACGTTAACTCCGTCTGGTACGCGCTGGAAAGTTTTGAGCAGCCCATCGTGCTCATCATGGGGGGGCGCGATAAGGGAAACGACTACAGCAAAATCAAGCCTCTTGTGGCCCGCAAGGTGCGCGTGTTGATCACGATCGGCGAGTCGGCCCATAAGATCGAGCAGGAGCTAGGGGGGCTTGTGGAGTTGCTTGTGCCAGCCCGCTCGCTGGAGGACGCCGTTCGGTCGGCTCGCGCTTTGGCTCGTCCGGGCGAGGTGGTGCTGCTGAGCCCAGCCTGCGCCAGTTTCGATATGTTCGAAAACTACGAACACCGCGGGGACACCTTTAAGCGACTGGTATTGGCTCTGGAGTAATGACGATGTCCTACCGTCCCACCCCTGATGCGCCTGGGGGAGTGGACCGGATTTTTCTGTGGACGGTCCTAGCCCTCCTGTTGCTGGGTACCCTGGCCGTTTTCTCCTCTATGGCGTCTTTGGCTACCCACCGGGCGGAGGGGGGCTTAGGCGGGCTCATGCTGCGTCGCTTGACCCACGTGGGCATGGGGATAGCGGCGCTCCTGATCCTGAGCCGCATCGATTATCATGTGGTGGCCCGTTGGAGTCGAGCTGTGCTCCTGTTTAGCCTGGGCCTTGTGGGCCTGGTCTGGTGGTTCGCCGAAGGTCCGGGGGCCTCGGCTCGATGGCTGCGTATAGCAGGGGCCAGTTTTCAGCCTTCGGAGCTGGCGCGCGCCGCGCTTACGGTGTATTTGGCTACCTTGCTGGCCCGCAAGCAGCCCTGTATCGCGGACATGGATCGGGCGCTGCTGCCGGCGCTCTGTTGGATCGGTTTAGGGGTGGGCTTGATCGGTCCCAGCAACCTGAGCGCGGCCGTGCTGTTGCTGGTCGTATCGGCCGTGCTGCTGTTTTTGGGCCGCATTCCGGTGCGTCAGCTTCTTGTGGTGGGCCTTGTTGGGATAGCCCTCTCCGGGATCCTAATAGGAATGGCTCCCTACAGATGGGAGCGCCTGGAGCGCTTTGCGGCCCGCATCGGGCAGGGGGAGCTTGACCCGCTGGGGGATGATTATCAGGTGGTGCAGTCCCTGATCGCGCTCGCCAACGGTGGGTTGTTCGGGGTAGGCATGGGCAAAAGCGTGCAGCGGGATTTTCTGCCCTTGCCGTACAATGATTTTGTCTTCGCCATCATCGTCGAGGAGTACGGGCTAGTGGGCGGGGCGGCCCTGGTGGGTTTGTTTGTCGTCCTCTTGGTGCGGGGTTTCTTTTATGTGGCGCGCTGGGCGCCTGACGCTTTGGGCTTTTTGCTTGCAGGCGGGCTGACGACGGCTCTGCTCGTGCAGGCCTTCGTGCATGTGCTCATTGTAGTGGGTTTAGGGCCTGTGACAGGGCAGACGCTGCCGTTTGTCAGCTACGGCGGCACGGCGCTTCTGGTAAGCTGCGCTCAGGCCGGAATTGTGCTCAATGTATCCCGACAGGCTCGGAGGCGACAGTGAGGGCGCCTCCGGGCGTTTTGTTTGTGGGCGGGGGCACAGGAGGGCACGTATACCCTGCTTTGGCGGTTGCGGAGGCGCTTCGTCGCCTGAAGCCAGAGGTGGAGATCGCCTTCGCGGGAACTCCGGAAAGACTGGAAGGACGCGTGGTACCGCAGGCCGGATATCCGTTCTATGCGATACCGGCTCGGGGGCTAAGACGCCGGCAGTGGTGGCGCAACCTGTCTTTGCCCGTCGTGGTAGGACGGGGTCTGGGACGCGCCTGGAGGCTGCTGGACCGGATACGGCCGCATGCGATCGTGGCCACCGGGGGATACGTAACGGTGCCCGTGCTGAGCGCGGCTGTCCTGCGGGGCCTACCTTACGTGTTGCAAGAGCAAAACAGCTACCCCGGTCTGGCCAACCGGTGTTTCGCCCGTTGGGCCCGCTGGGTGTGCTTGGGTTTTGAGGCCGCGGCTGCGTATTTCCCCCAGACGCGGGTGCGCCTGACCGGAAACCCCGTGCGATCCGAAATCGGAACCGTACCCCGAGCCTTGGCCGCCGGCCGGTGGGGCTTTTCGCCCGATCGGTTTACGGTGCTCGCTTTGGGGGGCAGTCTGGGGGCCGAGACCCTCAACCGGGCCATGGCTCGATGGGCGAGCACGTTTCTAGAGGCCGGCTGGCAGGTGCTCTGGCAGACGGGCCCGGGGGCCTATGGACGCCTGCGAAGCCAGCTGCCCCCCCATCCGCGTCTGTACTTAAGCCCGTTTCTGGAGGCGATGGCGGAGGCCTATGGCGCAGCCGATGTGGTGGTCTGCCGCGCCGGCGCGCTCACGCTGAGCGAGTTAGCCCAAGCGGGCCTGCCCAGCGTGCTCGTGCCTTCGCCCAACGTGGTGGCCGATCACCAACGCCGCAACGCTGAGCTTTTCGCGCAAGCCGGGGCCGCGGTGCTGCTGCCCGATCAGCAGGCCGAGGCGCAGCTTGGGTATCTGTTACAGGAACTAGCCGCGCAGCCGGAACGCCGGATCCGCATGGGCGTCCAGGCCCGGCAGTTGAGCCGGCCCGGTGCGGCGGAGACGATAGCGCGCCTGGTATGGGAACTGATCGAAGCCCAATTATGAACCTCTCGGCCCCGCCTCCGCGTCGGTCCCCCCGTCTGGGCCGGACCCGTCATGTGCATTTGGTCGGCATCGGGGGCGTGGGTATGAGCGGGATCGCCGAGATCTTGCTCAACCAAGGTTTCCTGGTCTCGGGCTCAGATCTTAGGCATAGCGAGCTAACGGAACGCTTAGAGCGGCTGGGGGCGCGCATCTTCGAGGGACATGCCCCCGAGCACGTTCACGGGGCGGACGTGGTGGTCTATTCCTCCGCCGTGCGTCCGGAGGAGAACCCCGAGACTCTGGAGGCGCATCGGCTGCGCATCCCCGTCATCCGTCGGGCGGAGATGCTGGCGGAGCTTATGCGCATGAAGTACGGAATCGGGGTGGCGGGCACGCATGGGAAGACGACCACCACCTCGATGGTGGGGCTCGTGGTGGCCGCGGGCGGCTATGATCCCACTATCATCGTGGGCGGCAGGGTACACGTCTTTGGCTCCAACGCCGTGCCGGGGGCCGGAGACGTGATCGTGGTGGAGGCCGATGAATACGACCGAACCTTCCTGCAGCTCAGCCCCACGCTGGCCGTGCTGACCACGCTGGACCTGGAGCACACGGACGTTTACGCCTCTTTGGAGGATTTGGAGCAGGCCTTCTGCGCTTTTGCCAATAAAGTGCCCTTTTATGGCTCAATCATACTCTGCTTGGATGATCCGAATCTGCAGCGGCTGCTGGCCCATCTGGAGCGTCGCGTCGTCACGTACGGGTTCTCCCCGCAGGCGCGTCTGCGGGCCGTTGGGGTGGAGCTAGAGCAATGGGGCAGCACCTTTACGGTTTCGGAGGAGCAGCGCCCCCTGGGCCGGGTGCGGCTTGCCGTTCCGGGCCGACATAACGTGCAAAACGCGCTCGCCGCCGTGGCCGTGGGGCTGGAGCTGGAGGTGGACTTTCCCCGCATCGCCGAGGCCCTAGCCGCCTTTACGGGCGTGGAGCGACGCTTCCATTTACGGGGCGAGCACGGAGGGGTGATCTGGATCGACGACTACGCCCACCATCCGGCCGAGGTGCGAGCCACCCTAGAGACAGCTCGGAGCGGCTGGCCGGGGTGTCGGCTTGTGGCGGTCTTTCAACC
The DNA window shown above is from Bacteroidota bacterium and carries:
- the murG gene encoding undecaprenyldiphospho-muramoylpentapeptide beta-N-acetylglucosaminyltransferase, translating into MRAPPGVLFVGGGTGGHVYPALAVAEALRRLKPEVEIAFAGTPERLEGRVVPQAGYPFYAIPARGLRRRQWWRNLSLPVVVGRGLGRAWRLLDRIRPHAIVATGGYVTVPVLSAAVLRGLPYVLQEQNSYPGLANRCFARWARWVCLGFEAAAAYFPQTRVRLTGNPVRSEIGTVPRALAAGRWGFSPDRFTVLALGGSLGAETLNRAMARWASTFLEAGWQVLWQTGPGAYGRLRSQLPPHPRLYLSPFLEAMAEAYGAADVVVCRAGALTLSELAQAGLPSVLVPSPNVVADHQRRNAELFAQAGAAVLLPDQQAEAQLGYLLQELAAQPERRIRMGVQARQLSRPGAAETIARLVWELIEAQL
- the murC gene encoding UDP-N-acetylmuramate--L-alanine ligase, which gives rise to MNLSAPPPRRSPRLGRTRHVHLVGIGGVGMSGIAEILLNQGFLVSGSDLRHSELTERLERLGARIFEGHAPEHVHGADVVVYSSAVRPEENPETLEAHRLRIPVIRRAEMLAELMRMKYGIGVAGTHGKTTTTSMVGLVVAAGGYDPTIIVGGRVHVFGSNAVPGAGDVIVVEADEYDRTFLQLSPTLAVLTTLDLEHTDVYASLEDLEQAFCAFANKVPFYGSIILCLDDPNLQRLLAHLERRVVTYGFSPQARLRAVGVELEQWGSTFTVSEEQRPLGRVRLAVPGRHNVQNALAAVAVGLELEVDFPRIAEALAAFTGVERRFHLRGEHGGVIWIDDYAHHPAEVRATLETARSGWPGCRLVAVFQPHLYSRTRDLYEDFARAFLEADLLVVLDVYPAREHPIAGVSGALIAEAARRLGHRHVHYIADKAALAERLPELLASGDLLLSLGAGDVHRFVEKAWAQWTKA
- a CDS encoding FtsW/RodA/SpoVE family cell cycle protein, whose product is MSYRPTPDAPGGVDRIFLWTVLALLLLGTLAVFSSMASLATHRAEGGLGGLMLRRLTHVGMGIAALLILSRIDYHVVARWSRAVLLFSLGLVGLVWWFAEGPGASARWLRIAGASFQPSELARAALTVYLATLLARKQPCIADMDRALLPALCWIGLGVGLIGPSNLSAAVLLLVVSAVLLFLGRIPVRQLLVVGLVGIALSGILIGMAPYRWERLERFAARIGQGELDPLGDDYQVVQSLIALANGGLFGVGMGKSVQRDFLPLPYNDFVFAIIVEEYGLVGGAALVGLFVVLLVRGFFYVARWAPDALGFLLAGGLTTALLVQAFVHVLIVVGLGPVTGQTLPFVSYGGTALLVSCAQAGIVLNVSRQARRRQ
- the murD gene encoding UDP-N-acetylmuramoyl-L-alanine--D-glutamate ligase, with protein sequence MPPLQPIRGQRVTIIGGARSGRAAAELLHRLGAEVFVTDQGLLPQPTREALLRQGISYEEGGHSERALEADWAVISPGVPTEAPLVQALLERGLPLYSELELASWFCPAPIVAITGTNGKTTTTALIGHIFRRSGRPTVVAGNIGAPFSDFVLRLSPEHMVVLEVSSFQLDHVLSFRPHVAAILNISPDHLDRYGGSFARYAEAKFRIAAHQTPQDFLLYNADDPVVGPFGVDPHTPVQARRLGFSLERELPEGAFLRGRELVVRVDQQEWGIAMEHLNLRGRHNLYNSLAAALAARVMEIRQDVVRESFQTFEGVPHRLEFVRQLDGVLYVNDSKATNVNSVWYALESFEQPIVLIMGGRDKGNDYSKIKPLVARKVRVLITIGESAHKIEQELGGLVELLVPARSLEDAVRSARALARPGEVVLLSPACASFDMFENYEHRGDTFKRLVLALE